The Vigna angularis cultivar LongXiaoDou No.4 chromosome 9, ASM1680809v1, whole genome shotgun sequence DNA window aaaacaaaatcatagtattattatattagaaGCATCTTAAGTTATCATTGGTTGgttgaagaaaaataagtttAGAATTTTATTCCTTCACAAAAGGATAACGCTAAAGAGAAGTATATCAAGTTTTCAATCCACACTTTTAATCATTACTTGCAAGTCTAAATCATACTTGTTAGGTTAAACTTCAGTCTCTGCCACAGCCAAATAGGACAAAAAGCTTAATTAAACTTCAGTCTGCGACAGCCAAATAGGACAAAAAGCTTAATGAATAAATtgaaaactttcattttttgttatgaTCAGTGTTGTGAAACTGCTCACTGcaccttcattttttttttttgaaataattgtcCGGCAGTTTTTAATGAGTCGCCTGTAATCCTTAAATATCTATCCAACCTTCTCTGCCCGCACCTTCATTCCTGCTCCTAATTTTCCCTAAACCCTAATTCTCTCTCAGTTCATTTCTTCCTTCGTACATTTTCCTCCAAAAGTTCACCCCAATCATTTTCCTCCAAGCCCCTTCTCGCACCATCTTCTTGTTGGTCTTCTCCTACGTTGTATTCGTCGTCGAGGCGTTATGGCTGTGTAGGTGGTGTTCGCTCTCGGAATTCCTCACATCTGCGTAGGTCACTTCATTTTCATTTCGTTCATTAATTCGTTTTTCTTTTCGTTCATTTTCACTCTACCCGTTTGAACTTATGATTACTCTCGGAATTGAAACGGTAGAAAAGCACGTTTTAGGGTTCTGATTAGTCTTgcattttctaaaaatattaatgtatgaGAAGGGTGTGAAGTATGAGGAGATGAGGCGAGGCAAGGCAAAGGGGTGGGAATGATGAATCTCTTGAGTTCTGTTCCAACACAGACAGCGAGGGAGCCTTTTGGAACCATGTTTGCACTGTTGGAAGCAGAGGAAGATGTTCCTCACAGATCTTGTTACACTTCAGAAATTTTGTGTAAATTTAGTATTATGCGTATCGCCACACTATCTATTTTATTcgtattcttaattaatttccATTATGCAGGCTGTGACATTGCATGAGCGATGCAAAGTTTTCAAGGGTGAAAGCACTGATTCATCTCAATTGCTATTTTCCTCGCAAGCAAccaagacaaaaagaaaagtgaCTTTAGAGTGATCATTTGTGTTATTAAAAGCTCTTGTCGGAGAGTCTCCTAATATTGTAGCTAAGGTATGGCTACTAAATTAGTACATCTTTTTATGtgttagtaattttattttcttataagtagtaaaatttaaatattttacattaaaaaaataaatttaagcttaactcaattTCATTAAATAGAAGTTCAGCAAAttgagatttattttttattcattgaaTGCTTACCATAGGTATCTTTGGTCCTATTCCATTTCTAGACATTCAAAAGGTCGTTTAGAAATTTACAAGAAACAAGTGTTTTTACTTACAAGAAACATGTTTTTACTTAGAAATTTTCCCGTAGTTTTCGCAACCACAGGAAAGATATTTTTCAGAAGTTAAAACCTCGGTAATGCTGAAAATAATCCctgaagaaaatatatattttcgtAGTGactatatatgtaaaaaaaaattaaatattcaactGATTAAATTCTATAATTATATTTCCTGTATACTTGTAGGATAGCAAATAAGAAAAAAGCTAGGTAAAATCAATTTAGATTAGAAATACTTCTACAAAATAAAAACCTGTGTCATTTAACATGTCTTGATTCTCAACagttgaattttaaattaatatatctatGGTGAATTTTCAAGAGGCATCCGACCATGAACCTTATCTTTGAAAACGAGAAACCAGTAGACTTTTCAACTAAGCATCTTCAATTTCAACCGttaaatcttttaatatatatatatatatatatatccaacgGTTTATTGTGCTTGTAGGTACGGACGAAGCGTAGAAAGTTGAAATGAAGAGAGTCAAGTGAAGTCTCCTCCCATCAGTTCAACTCATTTCTTACGACCAATTCCTTTCCTTTGCATTTTTGTTTGCTACTCTGATCATCACTTGTTTTTGTGTTGAGATCATGGCATTAGCTGTGGTAGGTGGTGCGCTCCTCTCTGCTTTCTTTGACGTTCTTTTCGACAGGCTTGCCTCCCCTGAGGTTCTCAACTTTATCCGAGGAAGGAAGCCTGACAAGTTGCTTCAAAAGGTGAAAACCCAGCTCATAGTTGTCAGAGTTGTGCTTGCTGATGCTGAGAAGAGACAAATCACAGACTCCAATGTCAAAGAGTGGCTCGATCTTCTCAGAGATGTTGTCTATGAGGTTGATGACTTACTTGATGAAATTTCTACTAAAGCTGCTACTCAAAAGGAGGTAAGCAATTCATTTTCTCACCTTTTCAAAACGAAGAAGATTGTTAGTATTACTAAGTTGGAAGACATAGTTGAAAGATTAGAtgacattttaaaacaaaaagagaatcTTGATTTGAAGGAGATTCCCGTGGAGAGCTACCAGCCATGGAAAGCTCAGCCAACATCTTTGGAAGATGGATATGCTATGTATGGTAGAGATAAAGATAAGGATGCCATAATGAAGATGGTTTTAGAGGATAGCACCAATGGTGAAACAGTGTCTGTGATCCCTATTGTAGGCATGGGTGGGGTTGGAAAACCCACTTTGGCAAGATCTGTGTTCAACGATGGCAAATTTTGATTGCATGATTGAAATGAATTAGAGGACTACGGTCTGCGTTGCATCATATCATTCTTGTTCTTTGGATAAACCAGTTTAGTCCATCAATTTTGAATATCTTGGATTGATGTTTAACCAGTTCAGTTCTTGTTTTGAATCATATATAATCTGAATCTGGTTCACTGTCCATGACCATTTGCATTTGCTAGATTTTGGTGTGACTCTGTGTGCAGAACTGCTTTATGTTGAATCATTAGACAACAACAGCAGTACCTTGGCAGAATCTTGGGATGGGTGTCTCGGTTATAAGAAGGCAGTAGCTAAGAACAAACTTTAATTAGGGAAGTtggtttttgtttgtttaaactGTTCATGTTTTACTTGTAATTGAAAGCATTGGGTGGTCCCTACTGATTATGGATTGATTTTACGGTGTAGTATCACTTTGGGGGCAATCAATTGAGAGCAAATAGGACATTTTCCCAGCCTCATCTGCACTAACCGAGAAAGTCAGCCAGCTTCTTGATTTAGACCGAGAGAGGGTTGAAAGCCACATTTGCTCACGTGAAATATCTGCAGAAGTGGACCATCTTAGTGGGCAGCAGCATTTGTGTTTATAATagtttgttattgttttcttcattttgatGTGTAATAGGCTTTTGTGTtagctttcttttaatttcattgtaaaAGGTCATTCAAAGTCCAAGTGTTTTGGAAGAGttcttggtgctctttcaactctGGGCAATGTTCCTTGTTTGATTTGTGCTTGTGTTTAAATTCTTGTTTCACGTGTTTAGGAGTGATTTAGGCTAGAagagattaaactctaagcctttgTCACAATAGTTGTTCCCAATCAGGTATCTAGTCATTTTGTTTGTCTTTAATTGTTTGTGTGATAGAGTCatgtattttgtttataaaagtaattttacttTAAGGGGTATTTAGTTAGTAACATAAGACAATTTTGgcaaggaaagacttggtacttaagtagTCTTTTTGGTTCATCTTTTTTACCTGGAATTTGTCTAATTGTGAAACCTATAAACTGTTTAGATTAGAAAAACTTTTAGGAACAAAAGATGTCAAGTAATAGAATTAGTGAACTTGAGAAGCAAAATGCTCTTAGATTCataaaagaagaacaaaagaaatagagaaaccaAGAGCTTTTAAGAGAACTCATTCAAGAGGATAAatcattcattaaaaatttaaatgggTTTTCTCATTGGGAAAGAGAGTTTAGAGACAAACTTATGACGTTTTTGAATGAGGGAAGTAAAAGAAGAATTGAGAGAGAACATAGAGAACTACAAGAaagaatagaaagaaaagagaggagaaaatagagaagaatagaaaaagagagaagagagcacgagagaagaagagagcaagagagaagaggaagaagaagagagcaagaaaggagagaagaggaagcaagaagagaaaaacaagaaaaagaaaagaaatggaagaagagaaGAACCTAAGGGCAACATCTCCTCCTACACTCACAATAGAACCTAGACTATTAAGGGgaggttttctttcttttcacttttctccatttatttttgaatttccaaaatttcacttttcttccaaAGAATTTGTCATTCCATCTCTTCAAAATTTGCAATTTTCATCATGTGGCATTTCATaacttgagttattgttatggTTACCTttaactcaagacaaaattaaacttttaaatgaagaaagacttcttaaatttataaaaattgaacattttaatattaGGAAGCCTTTTTCTAAATATACATTTCCATGTATCTTATTGGGTCAATTAAAACTAATTGGAGATatgtttgatgcttattgtagatTCACATTTGATGCAGGAGGAACTTATATGGAGCTTACAATAATAAGTTTTCAAGCAAACCATTAGAATCAGATTTCATGACAAATCTTTTTCAAAGGAGAGGGATGATAGATGGGACCCAAGCTCAATTATCTtagtttagtattttttttatttttcttaaagtaTGTGTAAAAAGGGTTAGGAATGTGATAGATAGGAAGTAATTTtactctatatatatataaacatgtcAACAGCTCTTATAAGACGTTTTGAGAATATTGAATTGCATTTCTTTATAAATGACTCGAGATTCATTCTTGAAAGTCAGGGATTCTTCCCGGCCACCTTCCATTCACTCGCCATCTTCATTCTCCCATTTACACTTCAAATTATCACTCCTTCATATCAACATCTTTCCCTCAACCGGCGTATGCACTTGGCACGCGTCAGTTATCCTATCAGCCACTTCACTTCTGCTTGCCCCGCATCAGACCCCTCGCACCACATCATCATTGCCTCTCACATTCACTCTCACGCGAACCACTTCTTCAGAATTCCATTTCTCTCTCGAAACAACAACGCCCTTCTTAGGGTTTCTTCTCAAAGGATCATTCACCACACTGCCTTTTCTCCTCGAGACCCTCTTCACCGaacatcatcttcatcaaccATTACAgaaacttcatcttcttcacgaTTTCGCACCGTAAGTTTTCCTCACCGAACCATATCTTCCATTCTCACCGATTAGAACCTCCTCTCCACAGATTTGAAACCTTATTCACCGATCCTTCTCACATTTGAACCGATTATTCGATTCATCCGTAGTTTTCCCCTTTTTCTAGGGTTGTCACCCATTAAATCTTCTTCTCCACCGTTCAAATCCGCTTCCGCATCAAACCCTAGGTTTTTAACCCAACAAACCTCCAAATCTAGGGCTCACTGTTTGTCTTCTTAGTTCTTCAGCTATTTTCGCTGCCCTATTTGCTTCCTCTGCTTCTTTTTGCTGTGCATCAATGTCAAGGATGTCTCGAGGAGTCCAAATCGCTCAAGTTCTGTCTTCTCCTCGGAGCGTCGTCTATCACAATTTGTATCTTGATATGACAGCTGATAATGCTAGACACCAGAACGTAAAACAGGAGAAGGTAATTGCTGCAGCTGAAGAGGCTGTAAATATGTTGTCAGCAGTTTCCCTCATTCTTTCTGTTATTGGAATAGCTGAAGATGTTGATGATAGGAAGAGATATGCTACAACCTGAAACCAAACAGTTCTAACATTTCATAATGAAGCAAAAGACCACTGagaaacttatttttaattgcaaaataaaatcatagtattattatattagaaGCATCAATAACACTTAAGTTATCATTGGTtggttgaaaaaataaatttagaattgtATTCCTTCCCAAAAGAATAACGCCAAAGAGAAGTATCAAGTTACAAAAAGTGAAACTTTTAGGTTAAACTTCAATCTGCCACAGCCAAATAGGACAAAAATCTTGATAAACAAATTGTAAAACTTTCACTTTTTGTGATCAGTGTTGTGAAACTACTCACTGCAGTTCGATTTCAACATTGAAGTTAATTCAGAGAACTGAATTTGGATTTAAAACAGAACACCAATGAAATGAATGtaatggaagaagaaagaatgtCAAACTTGATATCCAACAAATCAACAACCCAGCAGTTCTTGACTGAATTATGTTTTTCCCAGTGAAAAGTTCGTAAACTTGACAAAAGCACTTGAACTCCACTGTATAAACTAGATAGAATTGCCAAAGCCAGTAAGTATCTACAATCCAAAAATTCCAATTTAACATCaaatatgtaaaagaaaaaaattaaatactcaCCTGATTAAAttctttaactattttttctaTACAATTGTAGGaaagtaaataagaaaaaagctAGGTAAAATCAAATTAGATTAGAAATACTTctacaaaatgaaaaactatttCATTTAACGTGTCTTGATTCTCaacaattgaattttaaattaatatatctatGGTGAATTTTCAAGAGGCATCCGACCATGAACCTTATCTTTGAAAACGATAAACGAGTAGACTTTTCAACTAAGCATCTTCAATTTCAACCCTTAAAACTTTATGCTAGTCATGGCAATTTCTACTCTGGTATGCAAATGTCTACTACTATTACGGCTCAGTGATTTTTGTGTTTCTATAACTTTTCGATCAAAGTTCTGTTTTTGTTCAAATTATGAAGTATTACTTCCGATCTATTTAGTAATATGACTATTGGAGTTCaaggatgaagaaaatttgagaaagacCAAAATTTGTAAAGATTTTGTAGTGTCAAGTTTATGTGTAATTTTCTAATAATCCATTGATAAAAATTGTTCTCATGTTTACTCTTCACGACTTTTCAACAATTGGTATGAGTCCATAATTCATCTCATGTATAATGTGTCAAACTCTAGatgattattatattattagatgAACCTTGTATAAGTCCTactaaataataagtaaaattaaatagattAGAAAATTAGCCTTTGATTGAACAAGTGACCATTAAAAGTCAAAATATAATAACCAaaactatattattaaaaagacatttctaatcttcaatttcaaccgttaaaacttttaatatatatccAACGGTTTATTTTGATCAGGGTACGGACGAAACGTAGAAAGTTGAAATGAAGAGAGTCAAGTGAAGTCTCCTCCCATCAGTTCAACTCATTTCTTACGACCAATTCCTTTCCTTTGCATTTTTGTTTGCTACTCTGATCATCAATCACTTGCTTTCTGTTGAGATCATGGCATTAGCTGTGGTAGGTGGTGCGCTCCTCTCTGCTTTCTTTGACGTTCTTTTCGACAGGCTTGCCTCCCCTGAGGTTCTCAACTTTATCCGAGGAAAGAAGCCTGACAAGTTGCTTCAAAAGGTGAAAACCCAGCTCATAGTTGTCAGAGTTGTGCTTGCTGATGCTGAGAAGAGACAGATCACAGACTCCAATGTCAAAGAGTGGCTCGCTCTTCTCAGAGATGTTGTCTATGAGGTTGATGACTTACTTGATGAAGTTTCTACTAAAGCTGCTAGTCAAAAGGAGGTAAGCAATTCATTTTCTCACCTTTTCAAAACGAAGAAGATTGTTAGTATTACTAAGTTGGAAGACATAGTTGAAAGATTAGAtgacattttaaaacaaaaagagaatcTTGATTTGAAGGAGATTCCCGTGGAGAGCTACCAGCCATGGAAAGCTCAGCCAACATCTTTGGAAGATGGATATGCTATGTATGGTAGAGATAAAGATAAGGATGCCATAATGAAGATGGTGTTAGAGGATAGCACCAATGGTGAAACAGTGTCTGTGATCCCTATTGTAGGCATGGGTGGGGTTGGAAAACCCACTTTGGCAAGATCTGTGTTCAACGATGGCAAATTGAAGCagaaaatatttgatttaaagGCATGGGTTTGTGTTTCTGATATATTTGATATTGTGAAGGTCACAAGAACTATGATAGAGGAAATTACCCGAAAGCCTTGTAAATTGAGTGATCTAAATGCTCTTCAACTTGAGCTGATGGACGAACTGAAGGATAAAAGATTATTGATTGTCTTGGATGATGTTTGGATCGAGGATTGTGACAATTGGAATAGTCTTACAAAACCATTTCTAAGCGGGATTAGGGGCAGTAAAGTTCTGATCACAACCCGCAATGAAAATGTAGCGGCTGCAGTGCCTTTTCATACTGTTGAAGTATATCATCTAAGCAAATTGTCAAATGAAGATTGTTGGTTGGTATTCGCAAACCATGCATTTCCTCCCTCAGAAGCCAGTGAGACTAGAGGAACTCTAAAAAAGATTGGAAAGGAGATTGTTAAAAGGTGCAATGGGTTGCCGTTAGCGGCACAGTCACTTGGAGGAATGTTGAGAAGAAAGCAGACTATTAGAGATTGGAATAATGTACTTCAAAGTGACATTTGGGAACTTCCTGAAAATCAGTGTAAAATTATTCCAGCACTCAGAATCAGTTATAATTATCTCCCTCCACATTTAAAACGGTGTTTCGTTTATTGCTCATTGTACCCCaaagattttgaatttgaaaaagatGAACTGATCCAGCTGTGGATGGCTGAAGATCTTGTAAAAGCAGCGAAAAAAGGAAAGACTTTAGAAGAAGTTGGTCAAGAGTATTTTTATGATTTGGTTTCGAGATTCTTTTTTCAATCTTCAAGTCGGAGTGGGGGTGCTTACTTTGTAATGCACGACCTCATTCATGATCTAGCAACATTTCTTGGTGGGGACTTCTATTTCAGAACAGATGAACTTGAGAAAGAAACCAATATCGACAGAAAGACTCGTCATTTGTCATTTACAAGATTCAGTGATCCAGTCTCGGATATTAAAGCTTTTGACACAGTAAAATTTCCAAGAACTTTCTTGCTAATCGATTATAAAGATTCCCCATTCAACAACGAAAAGGCACTGCATATTATAGTGTCAAGGCTTAAGTACTTGAGAGTTTTATCGCTTTGGAAATTCCAAAGTCAACTTGCTCTGCCTGATTCAGTTGGTGAATTGATACATTTGCGTTATCTAAATCTCTCTCGTATAAGTATAGAAACTCTGCCGGAGTCACTATGTAATTTGTGCAATCTACAAACTTTGAAGTTGTCTTATTGCTCTGAGCTGACTAAGTTGCCTAGTTCCATGCAGAATCTTGTAAACTTGCGTCATCTTGAAATTTTTGGTACTCGCATAAAAGAGATGCCTAAAAGAATGGGGAAACTAAATCAATTACGCACCTTGGATTGTTATGTTGTGGGCAAGCATACAGAGAATAGCATCAAAGAACTGGGAGGACTTCCAAATCTCCATGGTACGTTTTATGTTCAGAAATTAGAGAATGTTACCAAAGGCGAAGAAGCATTAGAGGCCAGGATAATGGATAAGAATCATATTAGCAATCTATCCTTGGAATGGTCTATAGCTAACGACAATAGCATCGAC harbors:
- the LOC108347369 gene encoding putative disease resistance protein At3g14460 — translated: MALAVVGGALLSAFFDVLFDRLASPEVLNFIRGKKPDKLLQKVKTQLIVVRVVLADAEKRQITDSNVKEWLALLRDVVYEVDDLLDEVSTKAASQKEVSNSFSHLFKTKKIVSITKLEDIVERLDDILKQKENLDLKEIPVESYQPWKAQPTSLEDGYAMYGRDKDKDAIMKMVLEDSTNGETVSVIPIVGMGGVGKPTLARSVFNDGKLKQKIFDLKAWVCVSDIFDIVKVTRTMIEEITRKPCKLSDLNALQLELMDELKDKRLLIVLDDVWIEDCDNWNSLTKPFLSGIRGSKVLITTRNENVAAAVPFHTVEVYHLSKLSNEDCWLVFANHAFPPSEASETRGTLKKIGKEIVKRCNGLPLAAQSLGGMLRRKQTIRDWNNVLQSDIWELPENQCKIIPALRISYNYLPPHLKRCFVYCSLYPKDFEFEKDELIQLWMAEDLVKAAKKGKTLEEVGQEYFYDLVSRFFFQSSSRSGGAYFVMHDLIHDLATFLGGDFYFRTDELEKETNIDRKTRHLSFTRFSDPVSDIKAFDTVKFPRTFLLIDYKDSPFNNEKALHIIVSRLKYLRVLSLWKFQSQLALPDSVGELIHLRYLNLSRISIETLPESLCNLCNLQTLKLSYCSELTKLPSSMQNLVNLRHLEIFGTRIKEMPKRMGKLNQLRTLDCYVVGKHTENSIKELGGLPNLHGTFYVQKLENVTKGEEALEARIMDKNHISNLSLEWSIANDNSIDFQVELDVLSKLEPHQDLEALSIIGYKGTRFPEWVGNFSYLYMTSIGLYNCNNCCMLPSLGQLPSLRNLFISNMNSVKTIDAGFYKKDDCSSVTPFPSLESLHISNMPCWEVWNSFDSEAFPVLKNLYIEKCPKLKGDLPNHLPALQTLEIRNCELLVSSVPGPLTLRTLEIRKCKKVAFREFPLLVESIKVEGGPMVESMMEAISNIQPTCLQSLKLQNCSSDISFRGGRLPASLKTLDIRGINKLKFPLQHKHELLESLSINNSDDSLTSLPLAIFPNLTSLRITNCENMESLLVSGSEISKRLNTFAIDHCPNFVSFPGEGLCMPNLTSFTVCNCDKLKSLPDQMGTLVPKMEYLSISNCQQIESFPGGGMPPNLRTVFIENCVKLLSNQAWVCMDMVTSLSVWGPCDGIKSFPKESLLPPSLVSLDLFDLSSLETLDCKGLLHLTSLQQLNIERCQKLENIAGEKLPLSLIELTIYKCPLLKQRCHKKDRQIWPKICHVRGINIEGRWI